A window from Leguminivora glycinivorella isolate SPB_JAAS2020 chromosome 16, LegGlyc_1.1, whole genome shotgun sequence encodes these proteins:
- the LOC125234591 gene encoding protein artichoke-like produces the protein MDYAIARRILFVIILVAANQLDWVDGGCELNDLERRICEAELTCSYDFEPGLNLVTDWSCIQHDYNDYNYGIKDEDYIIYLKADNIDETHSFNPFNMIYQLSDHIHTLSFTNGKMNSIPGVFFYLYKVTTIDLSHNTIELINLAEFSKLANLNMLNVSCNQIVDLEDYDRTSAIGFSQLHTIDLSHNAIKAIPDRYFSRFPNLLHLNLSHNYIKSFSVLSFEGLIQLQTLHVSDNELTEIGAVFASLTNIKELFLDHNYLAKIEKNVFNTIPVLENLNLSWNSLADFEPTVFDSMVALRKLDLSSNKIKVITKRLFLYNLNLQSLDISLNLISKIEPGAFEGKHIVDFKIDDIPFSGCLQKNIFQGIFMKKLDLSRGNITELGPELFEDQFEYLNFRHNFISKIDKMTFSKLRLLTDLDLSYNQLQSIEFDTSNLKNLSYFYVNNNKIKTISKDMFAYLRNLQVLDLSYNIIEEVQMQSFEHLNKIKILKLNNNPLLTVMPSQLLKGLVSCTVLDLSYTRVNKIKSQAFEGMKSLQTFNSSHSNLTVLETNAFGGTGSIQVLDFSYNEIEIFSLNNTSIKLVGEIDLQYNKLQYITGNTFLDLTDLRWLSLRGNNLLRIENDAFRNLHNLLKIDISANQRVVFNSSIFSGLQSLSLVLLNNITSRFKLGDIVNSSIAGFDLSFCNITDINYVSLNPIITLERLKLASNKIVSINKSSFQKLRQLSWIDLSYNQITIIQPGSFSINEDLSILDLSNNLLSSLKFGVFDGLVNLNTLDLSSNTLHSFSASIFHNTPRVRLVYLDNNLIEKINFYEFSNENIKEIYLGGNRIPCDSLTKLKKMSLTFTVKARNGVYDTENVDGITCIGIDNEMNKTHANDTAVTAISNGSLNEFQLAVEKILNKSESFSLEKFLDVLNQTEAKNNAFLNKLVKSNQQVTGGIYRILENIQEYLKLQNSVSVESHPPVNDELQVNNNTENLAHFKKQIMFQEEEHEVKPNVDSNSKELKYPLYFIAACLAVLLCMVILSFALFLFRLRNTGGLAHSINLSYSREPISNMMEME, from the exons ATGG ATTACGCAATAGCGAGAAGGATCTTATTTGTGATAATACTTGTCGCAGCAAATCAACTGGACTGGGTGGATGGAGGCTGCGAGCTCAATGATTTAGAGCGACGAATCTGTGAAGCTGAATTAACCTGCTCTTACGACTTCGAACCAGGATTGAATCTAGTCACAGACTGGTCCTGCATTCAGCACGACTACAACGATTATAACTACGGTATCAAAGACGAAGACTACATTATCTACCTCAAAGCAGACAACATTGACGAAACACATTCGTTCAATCCATTTAATATGATTTACCAACTGAGCGACCACATACATACCCTATCCTTTACAAACGGTAAAATGAATTCTATTCCAGGAGTATTCTTTTATCTATATAAGGTAACAACAATAGATCTTTCACACAATACGATAGAATTGATAAATTTAGCAGAATTCTCGAAATTGGCCAACTTAAACATGCTTAATGTATCTTGCAACCAAATAGTGGATTTAGAAGATTATGACAGAACAAGTGCTATTGGTTTCAGTCAATTACATACAATAGATTTGAGTCATAATGCTATTAAAGCCATTCCTGATAGGTATTTCAGTCGATTTCCAAATTTGCTTCACTTAAACCTGTCCCACAATTATATCAAAAGCTTCAGTGTACTCTCTTTTGAAGGTTTAATACAGCTCCAAACACTGCACGTCTCAGATAACGAACTAACGGAAATAGGTGCCGTTTTTGCCAGTTTAACTAATATAAAAGAATTGTTTTTAGATCACAACTATTTGGCAAAAATAGAGAAGAACGTTTTCAACACAATACCCGTTTTAGAAAACCTTAATTTGAGTTGGAATAGTTTAGCTGATTTTGAACCCACAGTGTTTGATTCTATGGTAGCATTAAGAAAATTGGATTTAAGCAGtaacaaaattaaagttattaccAAGAGGTTATTTCTGTATAACTTAAACCTACAATCACTTGACATTTCATTGAATTTAATTTCTAAAATTGAACCAGGAGCGTTTGAGGGAAAACACATAGTAGACTTTAAAATCGATGATATTCCTTTTTCAGGGTGTTTGcagaaaaacatatttcaaggaattttcatgaaaaaacttGACTTGAGTCGAGGTAACATAACTGAGCTAGGTCCTGAGCTATTTGAAGATcagtttgaatatttaaatttcaGACATAATTTCATTTCTAAAATAGATAAAATGACATTTAGCAAACTTCGACTTTTAACAGATCTTGATCTTTCATACAACCAATTGCAAAGTATAGAATTTGATAcgtcaaatttaaaaaatctttccTATTTCTATgtcaacaataataaaattaaaacaatatcaAAAGATATGTTTGCTTATCTCAGAAATTTGCAAGTTTTAGATTTATCGTATAATATAATAGAGGAAGTTCAAATGCAGTCTTTTGAGCACTTAAATAagataaaaattttaaaattaaataacaatCCTCTATTGACAGTAATGCCTTCACAGTTGTTGAAGGGGCTGGTTTCATGTACTGTTCTCGATTTGTCTTATACTCGTGTTAACAAGATTAAAAGCCAAGCATTTGAAGGCATGAAATCATTACAAACGTTCAACTCCTCGCACAGTAATCTCACAGTTTTGGAAACCAATGCATTTGGAGGGACAGGTTCAATACAAGTTCTTGATTTTTCATATAATGAAATAGAAATCTTTTCATTAAATAATACCAGTATAAAACTAGTGGGAGAAATAGATTTACAGTACAATAAACTTCAATATATAACCGGAAATACTTTTTTGGATTTGACTGATTTACGATGGTTAAGTCTTAGAGGTAATAACTTACTCAGAATTGAAAATGATGCTTTTAGAAATCTTCATAATCTTCTTAAAATAGACATTTCTGCTAATCAAAGAGTGGTGTTTAATTCATCAATATTCTCTGGTCTGCAATCACTATCCTTGGTTTTACTCAATAATATTACATCAAGGTTTAAATTAGGAGATATTGTGAATAGTTCAATTGCAGGGTTTGATTTATCATTTTGCAATATAACTGACATTAATTATGTATCATTGAACCCAATTATTACGCTTGAAAGGTTGAAATTGGCTTCAAATAAAATTGTATCAATAAACAAATCATCATTTCAAAAGTTGCGGCAACTTTCGTGGATCGATCTTAGTTATAACCAAATCACCATCATACAACCAGGGTCCTTTAGCATCAACGAGGACCTCAGCATTTTAGACTTGAGCAATAACTTGCTTTCGTCGCTTAAGTTTGGTGTTTTTGATGGACTGGTAAATTTAAACACTTTGGACTTGTCAAGTAACACATTGCATAGTTTTAGTGCGAGCATATTTCATAATACACCTCGCGTGCGATTGGTGTACTTAGACAATAATTTGATAGAAAAAATTAATTTTTACGAGTTTTCCAACGAAAACATAAAAGAAATTTACTTAGGTGGTAACCGTATTCCTTGCGATAGCTTAACTAAATTGAAAAAGATGTCTCTCACTTTTACTGTTAAAGCTAGGAATGGGGTATACGACACAGAAAATGTTGATGGCATAACTTGTATAGGTATTGATAACGAAATGAATAAAACTCATGCTAATGATACAGCAGTAACAGCTATATCGAATGGCTCTCTAAATGAATTTCAGTTAGCAGTAGAAAAAATTCTCAACAAAAGTGAATCATTTTCATTAGAAAAGTTTCTAGATGTTTTGAATCAAACTGAAGCTAAGAATAATGCATTTCTTAATAAGCTAGTGAAAAGCAACCAACAAGTTACCGGAGGTATATACCGGATTTTAGAAAACATACAAGAAtatttgaaacttcaaaataGTGTATCGGTCGAATCTCATCCCCCGGTAAATGATGAGTTACAAGTGAATAACAATACTGAAAATCTAGCCCATTTCAAGAAACAAATTATGTTTCAAGAAGAGGAACACGAGGTGAAGCCCAATGTAGATTCAAATTCAAAAGAGCTAAAGTATCCATTATATTTCATCGCCGCTTGCCTTGCTGTGCTTCTGTGTATGGTAATCCTATCAtttgcattatttttatttagattaCGAAATACGGGTGGCTTAGCGCATAGCATTAATTTGTCGTATAGTAGAGAGCCGATTTCGAATATGATGGAAATGGAATAA
- the LOC125234713 gene encoding toll-like receptor 13 has protein sequence MNLILYELVIVCVIAGCCSQRLLPLHDGCTQLFHDTTNPDECTHITYCRGYVSSLPYDQIGQCHNFLYNVNGFRIIDPISVVLNYNDNAEFVPTLEDENNREIIYSLDISDNNEDFDIIPNFQHMPNLAILKMSRCSLVNAKLSNRNDLPALKDIDFSENNINNIQVVPGEHEYKTLEKLNISHNYLVNIPEAVFDSFPNIESLDLSHNYIYTLDIMSFEGLRKLLYLNLSYNRLAKINSSLLRFYNLITLDLSHNNIQVIKSSDFGKLVNLKTINLDSNEINTLEKNVFDNMASLTTIDLRNNYLESIDRDMFINITKLTTVYLSRNKLKTLPKNMFQGKVIFNFTIEGNELEGTLERGSFEGFAMVTELDISGQHLTSVENYAFAGLQNVKTLLLNNNDLESLSNYSFKGLHYLNCLDLSYNKLQKLDIATEDLTGLQILTLHHNKITFISSNNFIALGSLQLLDLSHNNISHLGSNSFRHLQSLLNFKISDNPLYGAIEEKTFDGLSSLPSLDISGTLITTVNNGSFMGMSLLKELNVSHSNISGLQYNSLSYASNIRTIDLSHNLLSVFDVNTTDLRNLKSIMLNNNMLQAISQTFFSGLSILSTVILSHNHINTIHKESFYALQDIRNLDLSYNPDLEFDVLLVEKSQNLENLFLSGTKAEVTFDKVSDLPLNKLEMAHSSIQNISQLKLYKMQRLETLVLSNNNVTKLEVGALSNLTSLRQLDLSNNNLYYIQPGAFKDNTYLKVLNISHNMIAEINYGIFRGLLYVEVIDLSYNKIKSLHRSRFYDIEHLNTLIVDNNEIDFISEDEFVGTGLSKLSIGGNPLPCEILVYIEKKSYEISITSISNDLTKENVNGVTCNRGGFNHLKPTSTPVEHEHEKLLLDIRNILYNVSQEQTFKGHGDVINRESSLTSLTKQQLDLVNLNNNTNLLLQKLNQNSINLTSALVNANSNTNLLLGRLLRVLTSKDFKSKTTIEPISTDKENATSDHLVPYIDKIKQNLEETIAVEKQNVLLDLNSKMEKLNARMNSISAAKPVHEKLLGTNEDRQKSSMFTEVCVGLILAILVGFILFKVYKSRLYVPGGRSLTSSTRNIAESMESAHL, from the exons ATGAACTTGATCCTGT ATGAACTGGTGATTGTCTGCGTGATAGCAGGGTGCTGCTCGCAACGATTGCTCCCGTTGCATGATGGATGTACCCAACTGTTTCATGATACAACCAACCCCGACGAGTGCACCCACATCACTTATTGTCGAGGATATGTATCTTCGTTACCCTATGACCAAATCGGACAATGTCATAATTTTCTTTATAACGTAAATGGTTTTAGAATTATTGACCCTATCAGTGTTGTTTTAAATTATAACGATAATGCAGAATTTGTTCCTACCCTTGAGGATGAAAATAATAGAGAAATAATATATTCATTAGATATCAGTGACAATAATGAAGATTTCGATATTATTCCTAATTTTCAGCACATGCCCAATTTAGCTATATTAAAAATGTCCAGATGTTCACTGGTCAATGCAAAACTTTCAAACAGAAATGACCTTCCTGCGCTCAAAGATATAGACTTTTCAgaaaacaatataaataatatcCAAGTAGTTCCTGGTGAACATGAATACAAAACTCTAGAGAAATTGAATATATCACATAATTATTTAGTTAACATACCAGAAGCTGTTTTTGATTCATTTCCGAATATAGAATCGCTTGATTTAtcccataattatatatatacactAGACATAATGTCTTTTGAAGGCTTGAGGAAACTGCTATATTTAAATCTTTCTTACAACCGGCTAGCCAAAATTAATTCATCTCTTCtaagattttataacttgataacACTGGATCTTAGCCACAATAACATACAAGTAATAAAATCGAGTGACTTTGGAAAATTAGTTAATCTAAAGACTATTAACCTTGattcaaatgaaattaatacatTAGAAAAGAATGTTTTTGACAATATGGCATCATTGACTACAATAGACCTACGAAACAATTACTTAGAAAGTATTGATAGAGACATGTTTATAAATATCACAAAACTAACGACTGTCTATCTTTCTAgaaacaaattaaaaaccttgCCTAAGAATATGTTTCAGGgcaaagtaatatttaattttactatagAGGGTAATGAACTAGAAGGAACCCTTGAAAGAGGTTCTTTTGAAGGATTTGCCATGGTAACCGAACTAGATATAAGTGGTCAACATCTAACCTCTGTAGAAAACTATGCATTTGCTGGCCTTCAAAATGTAAAAACTTTGTTATTGAACAATAATGATCTGGAATCATTAAGTAATTATTCCTTTAAAGGTTTGCACTATCTGAATTGCTTGGACTTGTCATATAATAAATTGCAAAAACTTGACATTGCGACTGAAGACCTCACAGGACTACAGATATTAACACTGCATCACAACAAAATAACATTCATTTCGAGTAATAATTTTATAGCACTGGGATCTTTGCAGTTACTTGATTTATCTCATAATAACATATCGCATTTAGGATCGAATTCTTTTCGTCATTTGCAAAGCCTACTGAATTTCAAAATTTCTGACAATCCCCTTTACGGTGCGATAGAAGAAAAAACTTTTGACGGCTTAAGCTCCTTACCAAGTCTTGATATTTCTGGGACTTTGATAACTACTGTTAATAATGGCTCATTTATGGGTATGTCTCTTTTGAAGGAGCTAAATGTTTCACATAGTAATATCAGCGGACTACAATATAATTCGTTGTCTTATGCGAGCAACATTCGCACAATTGATCTATCACATAACCTACTAAGTGTATTTGATGTTAATACAACTGATTTAAGAAATCTTAAATCTATAATGTTGAATAACAATATGTTACAAGCCATTTCACAAACATTCTTTAGTGGACTAAGTATTCTAAGTACGGTTATTTTGTCGCACAATCACATTAACACGATACACAAAGAATCGTTTTACGCTTTACAAGATATTCGTAATTTGGACCTATCATATAACCCGGACTTAGAATTCGATGTATTGTTAGTAGAAAAATCTCAAAATCTAGAAAACCTATTTCTTTCAGGGACTAAAGCTGAGGTGACTTTTGACAAAGTAAGTGATTTGCCTTTAAATAAGTTAGAGATGGCTCACTCTAGTATACAAAATATAAGCcaattaaaattatacaaaatgcAACGTTTAGAAACATTAGTGCTAAGTAATAATAACGTCACAAAACTGGAAGTTGGTGCTCTATCAAATTTGACATCGCTTAGACAGTTAGACCTCAGTAACAACAACTTATACTACATTCAACCAGGAGCCTTTAAagataatacctacttgaaagtGCTAAACATTTCTCACAATATGATAGCAGAAATTAATTACGGAATTTTTCGAGGTCTTCTGTACGTAGAAGTTATAGACTTGtcgtataataaaataaaaagtttacaTCGATCAAGGTTTTACGACATTGAACATTTGAATACTCTAATAGTAGATAATAATGAAATTGACTTCATTTCAGAAGACGAGTTCGTAGGAACTGGTCTGTCTAAATTGAGCATAGGAGGCAATCCGCTGCCTTGTGAGATATTAGTTTATATAGAGAAAAAGAGCTACGAAATTAGTATAACGTCTATAAGTAACGATTTGACCAAAGAAAACGTTAACGGAGTTACGTGTAACAGAGGTGGCTTTAACCATTTAAAACCTACTTCAACGCCAGTTGAACATGAACATGAAAAATTACTTCTCGATAtacgaaatatattatacaatgtGTCTCAAGAGCAAACATTTAAGGGACATGGCGACGTTATAAACCGTGAATCATCACTCACGAGTTTAACTAAGCAACAACTAGATTTAGTTAATTTgaataataatactaatttgcTTTTACAAAAACTGAACCAAAACAGCATAAACTTAACTTCTGCTTTAGTTAATGCAAACAGTAATACAAACTTACTTTTAGGGAGATTATTGCGCGTGTTAACGTCAAAAGATTTTAAATCCAAAACAACCATCGAGCCAATAAGTACCGATAAAGAAAATGCCACATCAGATCATTTAGTTCCTTACATTGACAAGATTAAACAAAACTTAGAAGAGACTATAGCTGTAGAAAAACAGAACGTATTACTTGACCTTAACAGTAAAATGGAGAAGTTAAATGCTCGAATGAATTCAATTTCAGCTGCGAAACCTGTTCACGAAAAGTTACTCGGAACAAATGAAGACAGGCAAAAATCATCAATGTTTACTGAGGTTTGTGTTGGTTTGATTCTGGCAATTCTGGTcggttttatattatttaaggtTTATAAATCGAGGTTGTATGTACCCGGTGGCCGCTCACTGACAAGTAGTACTCGGAACATTGCAGAGTCTATGGAAAGTGCGCACTTGTAA
- the LOC125234714 gene encoding toll-like receptor 3 — protein sequence MFLIMYKLVIAALLAECYSQDWYPENDGCTPVIDDTTDRTECLHTVYCTNLVSFRMTRHDECSNFVHSDLHRSYLDPIHVLFQCNDKDEAVPKTSNYESYVIYSIDLSTNMYTAVPTIRSLPNLAILKITGSLLSKAKLSNENDLPNLVAIDYSENIITSFEVVSGEHEFKSLRKLNLSHNKLYNIQDGTFDLFPNIESLDLSHNCFDAIDIMFSEGIKKLLHLNISNNRIIYLDSSLQRLRYLVTLDLSYNLIETLTTKDFAKLVKLEEIKLESNKIQTIEKHVFDNKPSLTTIDLQQNALDYIDPDIFFNVTMLTGIYLSNNKLKTFPKNVFKGKTVFYFTIEGNQLEGPLERGLFEGLGMVRELDLSGQHLTSIENYAFSGLQHLETLLLNHNDVDIVRNYSFKGLQHLNTLDLSYNKIDKLDIVSEDLISLQVLKLHHNNIAHISSNNFISLGSLQLLDLSHNNISHLGSNYFRSLQSLRDFKISDNPFCGSIVEKTFDGLSSLPSLDISGTVITAVNNGSFIGMTQLRELNISNSNITDLQYNSLSYIGKLLIIDLSNNQLSVFDVNTTDLINLDTLLLNNNVLQVISQTAFTGLSRLKTIDLSHNKIHIINGETFSKDIQNLDLSYNPELEFDVSLVKKSVNLAKLFISRTKAVSISLTFEDLKGMLLNTLEMTHLNIQDISSLKLFNLQRLETLILSNNAVSKLNVGALSNLTFLVQLDLSYNNLNYIQPGSFKDNTYLKVLNISHNKLLEISHGIFQGLLNVEIIDLSFNKIKDLHRSRLYDVEHLKSLIVDNNEIEFISEDEFLGTKLAKLSIGGNPIPCKILYEIKRKSIHISITAMNIDKTKDNLKGVTCNKDGYNFDSNMAPETFEHNKLLFDIRNILFNVSRRNIFKEPIENKYTDFSHLENITNLEQKMNEHSLEVIHSIKNLSSISNLTSIINSNTNILLGKILQVLMAKELVTTSKPTIVIKDNATSGLISYINKIKQDLEDTLAVERQNALLLDDKIKKLNSKIDFTVTTKIPMQEKLLKIKDEEKPKSNIFTEVCVGLILVILVCFILYKIYKSEFYLSRVRSRTSTSSRRNIAESMESAQL from the exons ATGTTCTTGATTATGT ATAAATTGGTGATAGCGGCTTTGCTAGCGGAGTGTTACTCGCAAGACTGGTACCCTGAGAATGATGGATGCACCCCAGTTATTGATGACACGACTGATCGTACCGAGtgcttacacactgtatattgTACTAATCTAGTTAGCTTTAGGATGACCCGTCACGACGAATGCAGCAATTTTGTTCATAGCGATCTACATCGTAGCTATTTGGATCCCATTCACGTATTGTTTCAATGCAATGACAAAGATGAAGCTGTCCCGAAAACTTCTAATTATGAAAGTTATGTTATATACTCAATAGATCTAAGTACGAATATGTATACAGCTGTTCCTACTATACGTTCGTTGCCCAATTTGGCTATATTAAAAATAACGGGATCTTTGCTGTCGAAAGCGAAACTTTCAAATGAAAATGATCTGCCAAATCTTGTAGCTATAGACTATTCAGAAAACATCATAACTAGTTTTGAAGTGGTTTCTGGTGAACACGAATTCAAATCACTGAGGAAACTGAACTTATcacataataaattatataatatccAAGACGGCACATTCGATTTATTTCCAAATATAGAATCGTTGGATCTATCGCACAATTGTTTTGACGCAATTGATATCATGTTCTCTGAAGGTATAAAAAAgcttttacatttaaatatttctaataaCAGAATCATTTACTTAGATTCTTCATTACAAAGGCTGCGATATTTAGTTACATTAGACCTTAGTTATAATCTTATAGAAACATTAACAACAAAAGATTTCGCCAAATTAGTAAAATTAGAGGAAATTAAGCTTGAATCTAATAAAATTCAGACTATAGAAAAACATGTGTTTGATAATAAGCCGTCATTAACTACAATCGATTTACAACAAAACGCTTTAGATTATATTGATCCAGACATTTTTTTCAACGTCACCATGTTAACGGGTATTTATCTTTCCAATAataagttaaaaacttttccaaaaaatgtatttaaaggtAAAACTGTATTTTACTTCACAATCGAAGGCAACCAACTAGAGGGGCCCCTAGAAAGAGGGTTGTTTGAAGGACTTGGCATGGTTAGAGAATTGGATTTAAGTGGCCAGCATCTAACTTCTATAGAAAATTACGCCTTTTCTGGGCTTCAACATTTAGAAACCTTGTTGTTGAACCACAATGACGTGGACATAGTAAGAAATTATTCATTTAAAGGTCTACAACATTTGAATACTTTAGATTTATCTTATAATAAAATTGACAAACTCGACATTGTTAGTGAGGATCTGATTAGTTTGCAAGTATTAAAATTACATCACAATAATATAGCACACATCTCAAgtaacaattttatttcattaggaTCTTTGCAGTTACTAGATTTATCTCATAATAATATATCGCACTTGGGATCTAATTATTTTCGATCTTTACAAAGTTTAAGGGATTTCAAAATCTCAGACAATCCATTTTGTGGGTCGATAGTGGAGAAAACGTTTGACGGGTTAAGCTCTTTACCAAGTCTTGATATTTCCGGGACTGTAATAACTGCAGTAAATAATGGTTCTTTTATAGGTATGACACAATTAAGAGagttaaatatttcaaatagcAACATAACTGACCTCCAATACAATTCACTGTCCTACATTGGAAAACTTCTAATAATAGATCTTTCAAATAACCAACTGTCTGTATTCGATGTTAATACAACTGacttaataaatcttgacaCGTTGCTGTTGAATAATAACGTGTTACAAGTAATTTCACAAACAGCTTTTACAGGACTGAGTCGATTAAAAACGATTGATTTATCGCATAACAAAATTCATATCATTAACGGAGAAACTTTTTCAAAAGATATTCAAAATTTAGATCTGTCTTATAATCCTGAATTAGAATTTGATGTATCTTTAGTCAAAAAATCCGTaaatttagcaaaactttttatTTCGAGAACAAAAGCAGTTTCAATATCACTTACATTTGAAGATTTAAAGGGCATGCTTCTGAACACATTAGAAATGACTCATTTGAACATTCAGGACATAAGTAGTTTAAAGTTatttaatctgcaacgtttggAGACGTTAATATTGAGTAATAATGCTGTTTCTAAGCTCAATGTCGGTGCTTTGTCTAATTTGACGTTCTTGGTACAGTTGGACCTAAGTTATAATaacttaaattacattcagcCTGGGAGTTTTAAGGACAACACCTATTTAAAAGTATTAAATATCTCTCACAATAAATTACTGGAAATTAGTCACGGCATATTCCAGGGTCTTTTGAACGTGGAAATTATAGACTTATCGTTTAACAAGATTAAAGATTTACACCGATCTAGATTATACGATGTTGAGCACTTAAAAAGTCTTATAGTTGATAACAATGAAATTGAGTTTATTTCCGAAGATGAGTTCTTAGGGACTAAATTAGCTAAACTCAGCATAGGCGGTAATCCAATACCATGCAAGATTTTGTATGAAATCAAAAGAAAAAGCATACATATCAGTATCACTGCCATGAATATTGACAAAACAAAAGACAATTTAAAAGGGGTTACATGTAATAAAGACGGTTATAATTTTGATTCAAATATGGCACCAGAAACGTTTGAGCATAATAAATTgctatttgacataagaaataTCTTGTTTAACGTATCAAGACGAAACATTTTCAAAGAAcctattgaaaataaatatacagaTTTTTCACATTTAGAAAATATAACAAACCTAGAACAAAAAATGAATGAGCACAGTTTAGAAGTGATACATTCCATTAAAAACTTATCTTCTATTAGTAATCTGACCTCGATTATTAATAGTAATACGAATATACTATTAGGGAAAATACTGCAGGTATTGATGGCAAAAGAACTCGTGACAACAAGCAAACCCACGATTGTCATCAAAGATAATGCTACATCAGGTCTCATTTCCTACATTAATAAAATCAAGCAAGACTTGGAAGACACTTTAGCTGTTGAAAGACAAAATGCTTTGCTGTTAgatgataaaattaaaaagctaaattcaaaaatagattTTACAGTAACAACGAAGATTCCTATGCaagaaaaattacttaaaatcaAAGATGAAGAGAAGCCAAAATCGAATATTTTTACTGAGGTCTGCGTGGGTTTGATTTTGGTAATActggtttgttttattttgtacaaaatatacaaatctGAATTTTATTTGTCTAGAGTTCGGTCACGCACTAGTACGAGTAGTAGACGAAATATAGCAGAATCTATGGAAAGTGCACAATTATAA